Proteins encoded within one genomic window of Phototrophicus methaneseepsis:
- a CDS encoding phytoene desaturase family protein gives MPDPSPHILIIGAGIGGLTTAALLAKAGYKVTVFEAQTYPGGSASTFTHKGYRFDAGATVAGGFQQNGPHDLVGRQLGIEWPVHQHDPAWIVHLPGHTVPMCQDNEAVRTAFPASKPFWQQQQRVADLAWKMAAQGLPWPPQSIAEWIQLAQVGLSNFPADLRLAPYALQTVSQWLKRLHLHQDAAFVRFLDASLLISAQTTTPYANALYGATALDLTRQGVYHVEGGIGALAKTLADTIQALGGEVHYRMVVTRIATENGRVTGVYAKRGRRTQQETFYPADFVIANTTPWSLDDLLQDASPTPLKREVQQRQATNGAFVLHLGVRQAALPPDLADHHQIVRHLSGPMGEGETLFLSMSPIWDTSRAPSGMRAVTVSTHTHIQRWWDLLAQDEAAYQDAKEAFADEILGHIDAVIPGFKQAAELVLPGTPITYAYYTLRQGGMVGGFPQVSLFKARGPRTGIPNLRLVGDSIFPGQSTAGVTLSGMRVAADVQRQFKHS, from the coding sequence ATGCCTGATCCTAGCCCACATATTCTCATCATTGGTGCAGGAATTGGCGGGCTGACGACCGCGGCACTGCTAGCAAAAGCAGGTTACAAAGTCACCGTGTTTGAGGCACAGACTTACCCCGGTGGCAGCGCCAGCACCTTTACACATAAAGGCTATCGCTTTGATGCCGGAGCGACAGTTGCAGGGGGCTTCCAACAGAATGGACCCCATGATTTGGTTGGGCGACAACTCGGCATTGAGTGGCCTGTTCATCAGCATGATCCGGCATGGATTGTACATTTACCCGGCCATACAGTACCCATGTGCCAGGATAACGAAGCCGTACGAACGGCCTTCCCAGCAAGCAAACCATTCTGGCAACAACAGCAGCGTGTCGCTGACCTGGCATGGAAAATGGCTGCCCAGGGCCTCCCCTGGCCGCCACAAAGTATTGCTGAATGGATACAACTTGCTCAAGTTGGCCTGAGTAACTTCCCCGCCGATTTACGGCTCGCGCCCTATGCATTGCAGACCGTTAGCCAATGGCTAAAGCGGCTCCATCTGCATCAGGATGCGGCTTTCGTCCGCTTTCTGGATGCTTCTTTGTTGATCTCCGCGCAGACGACAACCCCTTATGCCAATGCTCTCTATGGAGCGACAGCGCTTGATTTGACGCGGCAAGGTGTCTATCACGTCGAAGGGGGCATTGGCGCCCTTGCCAAAACACTGGCCGATACAATCCAGGCTTTGGGCGGTGAGGTGCACTATCGTATGGTCGTCACGCGCATTGCCACAGAAAATGGGCGCGTTACGGGGGTTTATGCCAAAAGAGGCCGTCGAACCCAACAAGAGACCTTTTACCCGGCAGATTTCGTCATCGCCAATACAACGCCCTGGTCACTGGATGACTTACTACAGGACGCTTCGCCCACCCCGCTCAAGCGAGAAGTTCAACAGAGGCAAGCGACCAATGGCGCATTTGTACTGCATCTGGGGGTGCGGCAGGCTGCCCTACCCCCAGATTTAGCCGATCACCATCAGATTGTGCGCCATTTATCCGGCCCAATGGGCGAAGGTGAAACACTCTTTCTGTCAATGTCGCCCATATGGGATACTTCACGTGCACCAAGCGGCATGCGAGCTGTTACAGTCAGTACCCATACCCATATTCAGCGCTGGTGGGACCTGCTTGCACAAGATGAAGCAGCCTATCAAGATGCCAAAGAAGCTTTCGCAGATGAGATCCTCGGCCATATTGACGCCGTGATTCCCGGATTTAAGCAGGCAGCGGAGCTCGTCCTACCGGGGACACCCATCACATATGCTTATTACACATTACGCCAGGGTGGTATGGTGGGCGGCTTCCCGCAGGTATCACTCTTCAAAGCACGTGGACCCCGTACCGGCATACCCAATTTGCGCCTCGTTGGAGACAGCATCTTCCCTGGGCAATCTACAGCCGGGGTGACACTAAGCGGGATGCGCGTTGCCGCTGATGTACAGCGTCAATTCAAGCACAGCTAG
- the crtI gene encoding phytoene desaturase family protein, whose translation MSKVIIIGSGFGGLGAAIRLAAQGHDVEMFEKRDKPGGRAYVYEMNGFQFDGGPTVITAPFMFDDLWAVAGKRREDYFQMVPCDPYYRIFDANKNAFDYNGDEDFILDQISKWNPADREGYQRFMATTQAIFQKGFVELADKPFLHFTDMLKVAPDLIKLQSYLSVYRYVSQFVSDEFLRRCFSFHPLLIGGNPFDAPSIYAMIHYLEREWGIWYAVGGTGAVVKAMVQLFEELGGKLHLDTEIDEIVIDSKRATGVRLGDGTFVPADHVVANADVSYVYHNMIDKNKQSLYLKTKMRLMKHSMSLMVIYFGTKRQYRDVGLSHHNIILGHRYQGLLEDIFQKKKLADDFSLYLHMPTLTDASIAPEGHENFYVLSPVPHLGSGIDWNVMAEPYRDAIMQFLEENYLPDLQANIVAEHFIDPLHFRNTLNSRMGSAFSVQPILTQSAWFRPHNRSEDFENLYFVGAGTHPGAGLPGVLSSSIIVENLIGPARDTFKAPASLTNRLAVEHTL comes from the coding sequence ATGTCTAAAGTCATAATTATCGGCAGTGGGTTTGGTGGCCTGGGCGCAGCAATCCGCCTGGCTGCACAAGGCCATGATGTCGAGATGTTTGAAAAGCGCGATAAACCGGGTGGGCGCGCATATGTTTATGAGATGAACGGCTTTCAATTTGATGGCGGGCCGACAGTGATTACAGCGCCCTTTATGTTCGATGATTTATGGGCTGTCGCGGGTAAACGCCGTGAAGATTATTTCCAGATGGTGCCTTGTGATCCTTACTATCGTATCTTTGATGCCAACAAAAATGCTTTTGATTACAACGGCGATGAAGACTTCATCCTGGACCAGATTTCTAAATGGAACCCTGCTGACCGCGAAGGCTATCAGCGCTTCATGGCGACGACACAGGCTATCTTCCAGAAGGGCTTCGTGGAGCTAGCTGATAAGCCGTTTTTGCACTTCACGGATATGCTCAAGGTTGCGCCGGACCTGATCAAACTGCAATCTTACCTGAGCGTGTATCGTTATGTGTCCCAGTTCGTCAGCGATGAGTTCTTACGACGCTGTTTCTCGTTTCATCCGCTGTTGATTGGTGGCAACCCGTTTGATGCACCCTCCATTTATGCCATGATCCATTATTTGGAGCGTGAATGGGGTATCTGGTATGCCGTTGGTGGGACCGGAGCCGTCGTCAAAGCTATGGTGCAGCTCTTTGAAGAGTTGGGCGGCAAGCTGCATCTCGATACGGAAATTGACGAGATCGTCATTGATAGTAAACGTGCTACGGGCGTTCGCCTGGGTGATGGCACCTTCGTTCCGGCGGATCATGTTGTGGCGAATGCTGATGTGAGCTACGTCTATCACAATATGATCGACAAAAACAAGCAAAGCCTCTACCTCAAGACGAAGATGCGCTTAATGAAGCACAGCATGTCTTTGATGGTGATTTACTTCGGTACCAAGCGCCAATATCGGGATGTGGGTCTATCGCATCACAATATTATCCTGGGCCATCGTTACCAAGGTTTGTTGGAGGATATCTTCCAGAAGAAGAAGCTGGCCGATGACTTTTCACTGTATTTGCATATGCCTACGCTGACGGATGCTTCCATCGCGCCAGAAGGACATGAGAATTTTTATGTGCTCTCGCCTGTCCCGCACCTTGGTTCCGGCATCGATTGGAACGTCATGGCGGAGCCGTACCGTGATGCTATCATGCAATTTTTGGAAGAGAACTATCTGCCGGATCTCCAGGCAAATATTGTTGCTGAGCACTTTATTGACCCGCTACACTTCCGTAATACGCTCAACAGCCGGATGGGATCGGCTTTTTCCGTTCAACCCATTCTGACGCAATCCGCATGGTTCCGGCCGCATAACCGCTCAGAGGATTTCGAGAATCTCTATTTTGTTGGTGCGGGGACGCATCCAGGCGCAGGATTACCCGGCGTCTTATCGTCATCTATCATTGTTGAAAATTTAATCGGCCCGGCGCGAGATACTTTTAAAGCGCCTGCCAGTCTCACAAACCGTTTAGCGGTTGAGCACACCTTATGA
- a CDS encoding phytoene/squalene synthase family protein, which yields MSLLQSQPWEVRLLRAATEALDSQKLHITHPTDQSVMATAYDYCEQMTRVHSRTFFVASSLLTEEKRQAVRALYAFCRITDDIVDEPQRTTEQRLSALHAWESTIMATTPDPNSLVSLAWTDTQTRFHIPRGYAQQLIDGCARDIAQARYETFADLAEYSYGVASTVGLMAMHIIGFEGEEALPYAVRLGVALQLTNILRDVGEDWQNGRLYLPQDELKRFGVTEEQIAAKHVNDQWRRFMAFQIERTRQLYAESLPGIAMLAKDGRFAIAAAARLYEAVLKDIEAHDYNVFARRAHVSTMGKLVRLPRIWWQARTASIR from the coding sequence ATGAGCCTGTTGCAATCACAACCCTGGGAAGTGCGCTTGCTCCGTGCAGCGACGGAAGCGCTCGATAGCCAGAAGCTGCACATAACACACCCGACAGATCAATCTGTCATGGCGACAGCTTATGATTACTGTGAGCAAATGACGCGCGTGCACAGCCGGACGTTCTTTGTGGCGTCCAGCTTGCTGACAGAAGAAAAACGGCAGGCCGTGAGGGCGCTCTATGCTTTTTGCCGTATTACGGACGATATTGTTGATGAGCCTCAGCGGACAACCGAGCAGCGCCTATCTGCTTTGCATGCCTGGGAAAGCACGATTATGGCGACAACGCCGGACCCCAATTCGCTGGTGAGTTTGGCTTGGACCGATACCCAGACGCGCTTCCATATTCCGCGGGGCTATGCACAACAGCTCATTGATGGCTGTGCCCGTGATATTGCCCAGGCGCGTTACGAGACTTTTGCTGATCTAGCGGAGTATTCCTATGGGGTGGCATCGACAGTCGGCCTGATGGCGATGCATATCATCGGCTTTGAAGGCGAGGAGGCGCTGCCTTATGCCGTACGGTTAGGCGTTGCTTTACAGCTAACCAATATCCTGCGTGATGTGGGCGAAGATTGGCAAAATGGCCGCCTCTATTTACCGCAGGATGAGCTTAAGCGGTTTGGTGTGACGGAAGAACAGATTGCGGCAAAGCACGTTAACGACCAGTGGCGGCGCTTTATGGCTTTCCAGATTGAGCGTACCCGCCAACTGTATGCAGAATCCTTGCCTGGGATCGCGATGTTGGCAAAGGATGGCCGATTTGCTATCGCGGCAGCAGCCCGCCTTTATGAAGCAGTCCTAAAAGACATCGAAGCACATGATTATAATGTGTTTGCGCGGCGTGCTCATGTCAGTACAATGGGCAAGCTGGTCCGTTTGCCACGTATCTGGTGGCAGGCGCGTACAGCCAGCATTAGATAA
- a CDS encoding L-lactate dehydrogenase translates to MKIGIVGSGLVGATAAYAMVMNGIGRQIVLVDLNKERAQAEADDLYHAVPFASPLEITAGDYEDLAGCRVVIIAAGVGQRPGETRLQLLGRNATVFKQVVPAILNAAPDAILVVATNPVDIMTHLTARYAAQMGVSPDRVLGSGTMLDTARFRALLARHVGVDSRHVHAYVIGEHGDSEVLVWSMVAVGGVPLLEFCNDRGITWNDEIKAGIENRVRNAAYHIINGKGATYYGIGSALARVVDIILHDQRSILTICNPERNVAGVEDVTVAMPHMLGGNGVIGEHNPLSLTDEERSQLHHSASLIKGLITDLIEQEGA, encoded by the coding sequence GTGAAGATTGGCATTGTTGGCAGTGGGCTTGTTGGCGCGACAGCAGCCTATGCCATGGTGATGAACGGCATCGGGCGGCAAATTGTCTTAGTCGATCTCAATAAAGAGCGGGCGCAGGCAGAAGCGGATGATCTCTATCATGCTGTGCCGTTTGCCTCCCCTTTGGAGATTACGGCAGGGGATTATGAAGACTTGGCGGGCTGCCGAGTTGTGATTATCGCAGCAGGCGTCGGGCAAAGGCCGGGCGAGACGCGTTTACAGTTGCTTGGCCGCAACGCCACCGTGTTTAAACAGGTCGTCCCTGCTATCCTCAATGCTGCGCCGGATGCAATTCTGGTTGTTGCGACGAACCCTGTCGATATTATGACGCATCTCACAGCCCGCTATGCAGCGCAGATGGGTGTTAGCCCGGACCGTGTATTGGGCAGCGGCACCATGCTGGACACAGCACGTTTCAGGGCATTGTTAGCGCGCCACGTGGGCGTGGATTCTCGCCATGTGCATGCTTATGTGATTGGCGAACATGGCGACAGTGAAGTGCTGGTATGGTCAATGGTGGCTGTCGGTGGTGTGCCCTTGCTGGAATTTTGTAATGATCGGGGTATCACCTGGAATGATGAAATCAAAGCCGGGATTGAAAATCGCGTTCGCAATGCAGCCTATCACATCATCAATGGCAAAGGCGCGACGTACTATGGCATTGGGAGCGCACTAGCCCGCGTTGTTGATATTATCCTGCATGATCAACGCTCGATCCTGACAATCTGTAACCCTGAGCGCAACGTGGCTGGCGTGGAAGATGTCACGGTGGCGATGCCACATATGCTCGGCGGCAATGGCGTTATTGGTGAACACAACCCGCTTAGCCTGACGGATGAAGAGCGCTCACAACTCCATCACAGCGCTTCGCTCATCAAGGGCCTCATTACAGATTTGATCGAGCAGGAAGGGGCCTGA
- a CDS encoding DUF6992 family protein, protein MNRKLNIWQFQTLLSRRLQNWAVFSVMTGLLMRLGNKYWRGVGGQFIVWGLIDEAIAVFARSSADNRAGDYENPGSPEVLSREARNLRWLLLFNVGLDMLYVVFGRRLASSDNDARQGNGHGIVVQGAFLFFFDLLHAVILPRHKD, encoded by the coding sequence ATGAATCGTAAATTGAATATCTGGCAGTTCCAGACGTTGCTCTCACGACGGTTACAAAATTGGGCTGTCTTCAGCGTGATGACAGGCTTGCTCATGCGCTTGGGTAACAAATATTGGCGTGGGGTAGGCGGGCAGTTCATTGTGTGGGGCTTGATTGACGAAGCGATTGCTGTTTTTGCACGTTCGTCAGCGGATAATCGCGCAGGAGATTATGAGAACCCTGGTTCCCCGGAAGTGCTTTCCAGGGAGGCGCGCAATTTGCGCTGGCTGCTCTTATTTAACGTGGGGTTAGATATGCTTTATGTGGTCTTCGGGCGTCGCTTGGCGTCCTCTGATAATGATGCTCGCCAGGGGAACGGCCATGGCATCGTTGTTCAAGGTGCTTTCTTGTTCTTCTTTGATTTGCTCCATGCCGTCATCCTGCCCCGGCATAAAGACTAA
- a CDS encoding tocopherol cyclase family protein, which translates to MSSYFTRAMNPAWYHGHHQKPPFFEGWYYKLINAAEDKRFAIIPGIFLSRENSKTHSFVQVLNGMTGEATYHRFESFEANRDAFDVHIDRNAFSMERINLNIDNAQGHVNGELTFTNMQPWPVTLTAPGAMGWYGWLPNMECNHGVISFDHEIQGSLTINDETIDFTGGRGYIEKDWGQSFPKGYIWLQTNHFDSIGTSLTCSIGIVPKPVGGPFPGFTVGLMHKGALYKFGNFNNAKISELAVSDTAVEWHLYTAHHELVIHATRAEGGLLMGPERDDMLKRVDETMKAEVDATLYALDGVRRLKLFQGHGRAAAMEVVNVNPLLELLKIK; encoded by the coding sequence TTGAGCAGCTATTTCACACGGGCGATGAATCCGGCTTGGTATCACGGTCATCATCAAAAACCGCCCTTCTTCGAAGGTTGGTATTACAAGCTCATCAATGCGGCGGAAGATAAACGCTTTGCCATTATTCCAGGCATTTTCCTAAGCCGAGAAAATAGTAAAACGCATTCATTTGTGCAGGTACTCAACGGCATGACGGGCGAAGCAACGTATCATCGCTTTGAGTCCTTTGAAGCCAACCGTGATGCCTTTGATGTGCATATTGATCGTAACGCCTTCAGTATGGAACGCATCAACCTGAATATCGACAACGCTCAGGGCCACGTCAATGGGGAGCTAACCTTCACGAATATGCAACCCTGGCCCGTCACATTGACCGCACCGGGTGCGATGGGCTGGTATGGTTGGCTGCCCAATATGGAATGTAATCATGGGGTTATCAGCTTCGACCATGAGATTCAGGGCTCGCTGACAATCAATGATGAAACCATCGATTTTACAGGCGGGCGTGGCTATATCGAAAAAGATTGGGGCCAATCCTTCCCGAAGGGTTATATCTGGCTGCAAACAAACCACTTCGACTCTATCGGTACCTCGCTGACGTGCAGCATCGGGATTGTACCCAAGCCTGTCGGAGGGCCTTTCCCAGGTTTCACAGTCGGTTTGATGCACAAAGGGGCACTATATAAGTTTGGTAATTTCAATAATGCGAAAATCAGCGAGCTAGCGGTCAGTGATACCGCTGTTGAGTGGCATCTGTATACCGCCCATCACGAACTGGTTATCCATGCCACACGAGCCGAAGGTGGCTTATTGATGGGGCCTGAACGCGACGACATGCTGAAACGCGTTGATGAAACGATGAAAGCTGAAGTTGATGCGACACTTTATGCATTGGATGGCGTGCGTCGCCTCAAGTTGTTCCAGGGGCATGGGCGTGCAGCCGCTATGGAAGTCGTCAACGTCAATCCGCTATTAGAACTCTTGAAAATCAAATGA
- a CDS encoding lycopene cyclase domain-containing protein, with protein MTYFAFLAVFLGSPLLVLSIVTIVDYVRGQWMPRAFDAISPWIVMLGLCVVAFLYTTPWDNYLVATGVWWYDPLLVNGLIIGYVPIEEYIFFLLQPIMTALFTLLLMRYIPLDPLQAEDDVARRIMTAITAVIWLVSVVLLGISLVSQAFKPVTYFSLELAWALIPVLIQVLFGGDILLRHARIVVPAILLTTIYLSVADMVAIGAGTWAIDPAQSLGIYLGVLPIEEFVFFLLTNTLVVFGLTLVLAEESQFRAKNLRRRLMR; from the coding sequence ATGACGTACTTCGCTTTCCTGGCGGTCTTCCTGGGTAGCCCTCTGCTGGTGCTCAGTATTGTGACGATTGTGGATTATGTGCGCGGCCAGTGGATGCCCAGGGCTTTTGACGCTATATCACCATGGATCGTTATGTTGGGCCTATGTGTGGTGGCATTCCTGTATACGACCCCCTGGGATAATTACCTTGTGGCAACGGGCGTCTGGTGGTATGACCCGCTGCTGGTGAATGGCCTTATCATTGGCTACGTGCCTATAGAAGAATATATCTTCTTCCTCTTGCAGCCGATTATGACTGCGTTGTTCACGCTGCTGCTCATGCGCTATATCCCGCTTGATCCGCTGCAAGCTGAAGATGATGTCGCACGCCGCATCATGACAGCTATTACAGCGGTTATCTGGCTTGTGAGCGTTGTCTTGCTGGGGATAAGCTTGGTATCGCAGGCGTTTAAGCCGGTAACGTATTTCTCCCTGGAATTGGCCTGGGCACTGATTCCGGTGCTGATACAGGTCCTATTTGGAGGTGATATTTTGCTGCGGCATGCGCGTATTGTCGTGCCTGCTATTTTGCTGACTACGATTTATCTCTCTGTGGCGGATATGGTCGCTATTGGGGCGGGTACCTGGGCAATTGATCCGGCGCAGTCATTAGGCATCTATTTAGGTGTGCTGCCCATTGAAGAATTTGTCTTTTTCTTGCTGACGAACACGCTCGTCGTATTTGGCCTGACGCTTGTACTGGCGGAAGAGAGCCAGTTCCGTGCCAAGAATCTGCGCCGCAGATTGATGCGTTAG
- a CDS encoding alpha/beta hydrolase gives MFPFGPAYQGEHYQPFYWRGTHGSALLVHGFPGHPGDMRAIATHLHDKGWTVDVPLLPGFGSQIEHLPEYRYEDWLAATRSHLGKLIANNQRPNVLVGYSMGGAISMAMAADFDIDALILFAPFWRIEHMLWRMLPALKWFVPTFKPAELLRINLDDETFQAGLREIIPGVDFADPTTRSSMESFRLPTHVIDQVRVAGQNGHANAANITVPTLIVQGTRDDLAEARLTRKLADELSAPVTYVEVDCDHALLEDSQTCWPQVIEAVDAFIDMYHLGSTR, from the coding sequence ATGTTTCCATTTGGTCCAGCATACCAGGGTGAACACTATCAACCATTCTATTGGCGGGGTACGCATGGCAGTGCATTGCTTGTGCATGGCTTCCCAGGGCACCCCGGCGATATGCGTGCAATTGCAACACATCTGCATGATAAGGGCTGGACGGTCGATGTACCGCTTTTACCGGGATTCGGCAGCCAGATTGAGCATTTGCCGGAGTACCGCTACGAAGATTGGCTGGCAGCCACACGATCACATTTAGGCAAGCTGATTGCGAATAACCAGCGCCCGAATGTGCTGGTCGGCTACTCGATGGGTGGCGCGATTTCTATGGCAATGGCTGCTGATTTTGACATTGATGCGCTCATCCTGTTTGCCCCTTTCTGGCGGATTGAGCATATGCTGTGGCGTATGTTACCTGCTTTGAAGTGGTTTGTGCCAACCTTTAAGCCTGCCGAACTGCTCAGAATCAACCTGGATGACGAAACATTCCAGGCAGGCCTGAGAGAAATTATCCCCGGCGTGGATTTTGCCGACCCGACAACGCGCAGCAGTATGGAAAGCTTCCGTCTACCGACACATGTCATTGATCAGGTGCGCGTCGCAGGACAAAACGGCCATGCAAATGCCGCTAATATCACTGTGCCGACGCTCATCGTACAGGGGACACGCGATGACCTGGCAGAAGCCCGTCTCACTCGCAAATTAGCCGATGAACTCAGCGCGCCTGTCACCTATGTTGAAGTTGATTGCGATCATGCTTTGTTGGAAGATTCGCAAACCTGCTGGCCACAGGTTATTGAGGCCGTTGACGCATTCATCGACATGTATCATCTGGGGTCAACACGTTGA
- a CDS encoding cryptochrome/photolyase family protein — protein sequence MTERIIHWFRRDLRIHDNTALHKAVTSGIPVIPLFIIDDTLLQSPRVGAPRMKFMLQALRSLDKTLQLYGAKLIVRRGKPLDVLQQFITETGATALHFNADYSPYAQHRDNAVTKSLKVNVHSYDDALLLPPGSVMTKSGDPYKVFTPFKRAWNEKEKPAIIETAFSRAMFDAHLGEIHSERILSLADLGFAATIDIPEASEAQAHHLLDAFISEDIAYYDKTRNTLVISPFGKNRPKGTSYLSPYLRLGLLSPRQAYWAARNAYRQTNSQAHQNAIATWVSELTWREFYMHILYFYPHVMQRDFVETYQSLAWEEDPHGLQAWKDGMTGYPIIDAPMRQLKAIGWMPNRARMIVASFLTKDLLIYWKHGDIHFMQHLIDGDPAANNGGWQWAAGTGTDAQPYFRIFNPVSQSEKFATPDYLRYWLPELKDVPDDMLHTPWKMEKAPDDYPAPIVDHQKARERTLAAFKAARGE from the coding sequence ATGACAGAGCGTATCATTCACTGGTTCCGGCGCGATTTACGCATTCACGACAATACCGCCCTGCATAAAGCTGTTACCAGCGGCATCCCTGTTATCCCGCTCTTTATCATTGATGATACGCTCCTGCAAAGCCCGCGCGTTGGCGCGCCCCGTATGAAGTTCATGCTGCAAGCCCTGCGTTCACTGGATAAAACGCTCCAACTCTATGGGGCAAAGCTCATAGTCCGGCGTGGCAAACCGCTTGATGTCCTGCAGCAGTTCATTACAGAAACAGGTGCGACAGCGCTACATTTCAATGCGGATTATTCACCCTATGCGCAGCACCGCGATAACGCCGTGACAAAATCACTTAAGGTCAATGTGCATAGTTATGATGACGCGCTGCTTCTACCTCCTGGCAGCGTCATGACAAAGAGTGGCGATCCCTATAAAGTATTCACGCCATTTAAGCGCGCCTGGAACGAAAAGGAAAAGCCAGCCATTATCGAAACCGCTTTTTCACGGGCAATGTTCGATGCACACTTGGGAGAAATCCACAGCGAGCGTATCCTCTCCCTGGCTGATTTGGGCTTTGCGGCAACAATTGACATCCCAGAGGCCAGCGAGGCCCAGGCCCACCATCTGTTGGATGCCTTTATCAGTGAAGATATTGCGTATTACGACAAGACACGCAACACGCTTGTCATCTCACCGTTTGGCAAAAATCGGCCAAAGGGCACGTCTTACCTATCGCCCTATCTGCGATTGGGACTCCTCTCCCCCAGGCAGGCTTATTGGGCGGCACGCAATGCCTATCGCCAGACGAACAGTCAGGCGCATCAAAACGCGATTGCAACATGGGTCAGTGAACTGACATGGCGCGAATTTTATATGCACATCCTCTATTTTTACCCGCATGTGATGCAGCGCGATTTTGTCGAAACGTATCAGTCACTGGCTTGGGAAGAAGACCCGCATGGCCTGCAAGCCTGGAAAGATGGCATGACAGGCTACCCTATTATCGACGCACCCATGCGCCAGCTTAAAGCAATTGGGTGGATGCCTAACCGGGCGCGAATGATCGTTGCCAGCTTCCTGACGAAGGATCTGCTCATCTATTGGAAGCATGGCGATATTCACTTTATGCAGCATCTCATCGACGGTGACCCCGCAGCGAACAATGGCGGCTGGCAGTGGGCAGCAGGCACTGGGACCGATGCACAGCCTTACTTCCGCATCTTCAACCCGGTTTCTCAGTCGGAGAAGTTCGCCACGCCGGATTATTTGCGCTATTGGCTGCCAGAACTAAAAGATGTGCCCGACGATATGCTCCACACGCCCTGGAAAATGGAAAAAGCGCCGGATGACTATCCAGCGCCTATTGTCGATCATCAAAAAGCCAGGGAGCGCACGCTCGCCGCATTCAAAGCAGCGCGGGGGGAGTGA